DNA from Granulicella arctica:
TACGCTTGCTCGCGGATTATGCGATCGTCCGACATTATCCGGAAGCCTCACAGGCAAAACAGCCATACCGGGCCCTGTTGGATGGCGTGATCACTCGGCAGGCGCAATTGGTCGCACAGTGGGTGCTCCTCGGCTTCATCCATGGCGTGATGAACACCGATAATACTTCCATCTCGGGCGAGACAATCGATTACGGCCCATGTGCTTTTATGGAGGCATACGATCCGGCCATGGTGTTCAGCTCTATTGACCATCAGGGACGCTATGCCTATAGCAACCAGTCCCATGCCGCACTGTGGAACCTGACGCGCCTTGCGGAGGCATTGTTGCCAGCTCTCGAGTTGGAGGCGGGAGGTGCAGAGGCCGCGCTGGCCTCTGCCAAAGAAGCGCTCGCCGCTTTCGAGCCGCAGTTCGATGCAGCTCGAAACTCCGGCCTGCGCCGCAAACTGGGCCTCTTCACAGAGCGCGAGGGTGATGCAGCGTTGGCTGAAGATCTTCTGGAGCGCATGGCCGCCAATCGAGCTGACTTCACACTGACCTTCCGCCGGTTGTGCGATGCCGTCACCGGGCCGGCAGGGGATGAGGAAGTAAGAGCTCTATTCGCCGATCCAGGTGCTTATGACTCGTGGGCTGCTGGATGGAGCCGCCGCCTGGGAGAAGAACCCGCCTCGGGACAGACGCGCGCTGCGATGATGCGTATGGCAAGTCCGACGTTCATTCCGCGCAACCATGTGGTGGAGGCTGCGCTCGATGCGGCCGTCGAGCGGCAGGACTTTCAGCCGTTCGAGGAGTTGCTGGACGTCGTGGCGCGCCCTTACGAGGATAGGCCGGACCTGGAGTGGTACTCCACTCCGGCCCGTCCTGAGGAGTGCGTGAGTCAAACATTCTGTGGAACGTGAGTGGCGGGATTATGGCATCGTCTATGCTCTGCGGCCATGCTCGCATAGACAAGGGCTATTGACCTCAATATCGATGGAATGAAGATTCATGGCCACCTATCGTTGCGCTGCTGTGACAGCAGAATTCGTTGCCTTGTTGCTCGCCGTATCGATGACCCAGCTGACGATACGCTCGTCGGGTAGCAATGCCTGTGCCGGCATTCTGTAGCTGATGCCTGATAAGCGCTTACGTAAACCGTCTTCAATACCGCCGTAAGAAAGCAGCAGAGGTACGATCAGCACGGTCTTACCTTCTTTGGTGATTTGTTCGGCTTTTTCACGCAGCAGCTGCGTGGCTGCATTTCTGACAGGCTCTTCGGCATCGTCGCGAAGCGTCAGATATTCAATGCCCGCATACTGTGTCTGCTTTCCGATTTGTTCCGCGAGAAGGCCCATGTCGTTCAGCCACAGTTTGTTTTCATCGTCTGGAACTGGCCCGTGAGCGACGAGGATCACAACTTCATTGGCCGGATCGCGGCTGATAGACGACGCCCGGTCTCGCAGGATG
Protein-coding regions in this window:
- a CDS encoding protein adenylyltransferase SelO; its protein translation is MSSAGVPSILSPAISDSDRSLVRFNFENTYARLPERFYSRLNPTPVADPRLVKINVELARSLGLDPEALASSHGVEILAGNLVAEGSEPLALAYAGHQFGHFVPQLGDGRANLLGEVMGRNGVRYDIQLKGSGPTPFSRRGDGRAALGPVLREYIVSEAMAALGVPTTRALAAVTTGERVFREAVLPGAVLTRVAASHLRVGTFQYFAARGDTEGIRLLADYAIVRHYPEASQAKQPYRALLDGVITRQAQLVAQWVLLGFIHGVMNTDNTSISGETIDYGPCAFMEAYDPAMVFSSIDHQGRYAYSNQSHAALWNLTRLAEALLPALELEAGGAEAALASAKEALAAFEPQFDAARNSGLRRKLGLFTEREGDAALAEDLLERMAANRADFTLTFRRLCDAVTGPAGDEEVRALFADPGAYDSWAAGWSRRLGEEPASGQTRAAMMRMASPTFIPRNHVVEAALDAAVERQDFQPFEELLDVVARPYEDRPDLEWYSTPARPEECVSQTFCGT